CTGCATGAGCAGCCGCTCCTGGCGGGGCAGCACCATGCCCACCCCCAGAAGGATCGCCAGGATGGGGACCAGGAGGAACATGAGGAAGATGCGGGGGAAGAGCCCCAGACGGCGGGGATCGGTCACAGCAGCCTCCCCTTTCTGCGGCGGTATTCCTGGTACAGACGCCGGGTGACCGCGAGGTCAGCCTCGGTCGCCGGCCGGATCCCGCAGGCACGGAAGAGGCTCAGGATCTGTCGTCCCCTGGAGGTACTGCCCAGCCCTGCTATGCCATCGAGTACGGCCCGCCTCATGGGTTCCGGGAACCCCTGCCTGAACAGGGCGACACCGTTGTAAAGCAGCGGGGAGGAGGCGATGATGCGAAGCCTGTGGGCCATCTGCGGGTTCATGGTGGTGGCGAGCCGGAAGGTGTCTTCCGACACGACGCAGACATCCGCTTTGCCGAAATAGACCCCGTTCAAGGCCTGGACCCCCCTCGGGACGACCTCGATACCCCTGAAGAACCGATCCATCTCCATCTGGGATGTCCTGAGCAGCTCGTTGTTCACAAAGAGGAGTGCCAGATTCTCCCCATCCACATGGCAGAAGCGCCTCCCCCGGAGAGAGCTGAGTGTGGGGCTGGGCATCCTGGCATCGCCCACGATGACAAAGCGCTGGCAGCCCACCGGTCCCTGGTCGGTCACAAAGCCGATGTCCACCGGTGTGGAACGCATGCTGGAGAGGTAGTCATAGGTGGGCATCACCACCACATCGATCTCGGATCTCCGGAGGGCCTCCGCGATCTCCCCCGGTCTGCCGAAGATGTAGGTGGACACGCCGGAGATCCCCGGCACACTCCGGGTGACCTCCTCGGCCCAGATGGAAAGGGAGGCTCGGACATCCTGGGGAGAGACCTCAGGGAAGGAGGCCTGGGAGAAGCCGATTCTCACCCAATGGGGGTCGCTGCTCCACACCCGGGCTGTCCCGGCTGAGACCAGGCAGAGGAGCAGGAGGCATGTTCTAGCGATCTGCACCAAGGCTCTGTCCTATCAAGTTGTCGAGACGGCTCTGCTGAATCCGGGCATCGTAACGTGCCTTCTGTAGCTGGCTGGAGATGAAGAGCTCAGTGAGTTGCGCCTCCACCACATCCTTGGTCTCGACCAGCTCCTCACGATAGGCCTCTTCATGAAGCTGCCGGTTCTCCCGAGCCGACTCCAGCGCTTGTCCGATGGTCTGGACCTGCTCGGAGGCACGGGCAAGCTGAAGGAAGGCATCCTTCACCTGGACGCCGAGCCCCTCCTGCAACAGGCGCTGCTGCTGGCCGAGCTGCTCCCGCCGGGCCTTGGCCTCCAGGATCTCCCCTTCCACCCGGAAGCCGCTGAAAAGGGGAATCTGGACCCGTAGCCCCAGGGTCCAGGTGTTCCGGTTCTGGCCAGACACCAGCCCCTGGTTGTAGGCATTGTCATAGCGGTCCGCAGTGCCGAAGAGGACGACCACCGGGAGGTGTCCCGCCCGGGCCTTGGCCACTCCGGCATCCGCCGCTTCAAGACCTTGGCTGATCTGGATGGCCGTGGGGTTGAGGGCCTGGGCTCTTGCCACCAGTTCCGCCAGGCCTGTGGGGATTTCAGGATCCGGGAGCTCCTGGTCCGCAGGCTGG
The sequence above is drawn from the uncultured Holophaga sp. genome and encodes:
- a CDS encoding PhnD/SsuA/transferrin family substrate-binding protein, translating into MQIARTCLLLLCLVSAGTARVWSSDPHWVRIGFSQASFPEVSPQDVRASLSIWAEEVTRSVPGISGVSTYIFGRPGEIAEALRRSEIDVVVMPTYDYLSSMRSTPVDIGFVTDQGPVGCQRFVIVGDARMPSPTLSSLRGRRFCHVDGENLALLFVNNELLRTSQMEMDRFFRGIEVVPRGVQALNGVYFGKADVCVVSEDTFRLATTMNPQMAHRLRIIASSPLLYNGVALFRQGFPEPMRRAVLDGIAGLGSTSRGRQILSLFRACGIRPATEADLAVTRRLYQEYRRRKGRLL